The proteins below come from a single Panicum hallii strain FIL2 chromosome 7, PHallii_v3.1, whole genome shotgun sequence genomic window:
- the LOC112900667 gene encoding chromatin modification-related protein EAF1-like, with the protein MHPQQQQQQRGALPPTQAFIGAGMPPPPLPPQGAGGLGSMAAAQAKAEAAARARAAEQMALEDAWKALNPDFRTPFASVEDAVSRLLPYHVFADYEEDDDGVDATRGSSSVATATENSSSQKWEDDMVATVEGFLDDFEKQVLTFNVMNQQRAAGLNRAEEQLILDRALYEDERWQVERMRAALVQHQQREHQREQQEAARARMALAQAQAQAAGAWPAAQPATSWQALAAAVNGEGGSRGQAQAQAPAMMRHQQQPQPETMMTAGAWQALAAAAARGEGGSSGQALIQAVMMQHVQRQRQQEEMMAAASHGKGVPGGQALPPAALMQLMMQHGRQQEEMMAAASRGEAGPGEQALASAALIRQLQLLQQQQQQQHQEMMAAAGGWQQLGGRQLYAAPRGDGSSSSQAALPPAVLQQPGQGQTSSAAAGMALPWRGGAEGREQ; encoded by the exons AtgcacccgcagcagcagcagcagcagcgggggGCACTCCCGCCGACGCAGGCCTTCATCGGCGCTggaatgccgccgccgccgctgccgccgcaggGAGCCGGGGGTCTCgggtcgatggcggcggcgcaggccaaggcggaggcggcggcgcgggcgcgcgcggcggagcagatggCGCTCGAGGACGCGTGGAAGGCCCTCAACCCGGACTTCAGGACGCCCTTCGCCTCCGTCGAGGACGCCGTCAGCAg GTTGCTGCCATACCATGTCTTCGCGGACTACGAAGAGGATGACGATGGTGTTGATGCCACCCGCGGCAGCAGCAGCGTCGCCACCGCGACAGAGAATTCAAGCTCGCAGAAATGGGAGGACGACATGGTTGCAACAGTGGAAGGTTTTCTCGATGACTTCGAGAAGCAGGTGCTGACCTTCAACGTCATGAACCAGCAGCGCGCGGCGGGCCTCAACCGCGCCGAGGAGCAGCTCATTCTGGATAGGGCGCTGTACGAAGACGAGCGCTGGCAGGTGGAGCGCATGCGCGCGGCCCTCGTGCAGCACCAGCAGCGGGAGCATCAACGGGAGCAGCAGGAAGCTGCGCGCGCGCGGATGGCGCTcgcgcaggcgcaggcgcaggcTGCGGGGGCGTGGCCGGCGGCGCAACCCGCCACCTCGTGGCAAGCGCTTGCGGCTGCCGTAAACGGCGAAGGGGGCTCCCGAGGGCAGGCGCAGGCACAGGCACCAGCCATGATGAGgcaccagcagcagccgcagccggAGACGATGATGACGGCCGGCGCCTGGCAGGCGctcgcggcggcagcggcgcgcggcGAGGGAGGCTCCAGCGGGCAGGCACTGATACAGGCCGTTATGATGCAGCATgtgcagcggcagcggcagcaggaggagatgatggcggcggcgtcgcACGGCAAGGGCGTTCCCGGCGGGCAGGCGCTTCCACCGGCCGCGCTGATGCAGCTGAtgatgcagca CGGC cggcagcaggaggagatGATGGCGGCGGCATCGCGCGGCGAGGCGGGCCCCGGCGAGCAGGCGCTGGCGTCGGCCGCGTTGATACGCCAGCTGCAGCTGCtgcagcaacagcaacagcagcagcatcaggaaatgatggcggcggccggtggatGGCAGCAGCTGGGGGGGCGGCAGTTGTACGCGGCGCCGCGCGGCGACGGCAGCTCGAGCTCGCAGGCGGCGCTGCCTCCTGCGGTGCTTCAGCAGCCAGGGCAGGGGCAGACCAGCAGCGCGGCCGCCGGGATGGCGCTGCCGTGGCGTGGGGGCGCAGAGGGAAGGGAGCAGTAG